In the Muricauda sp. MAR_2010_75 genome, one interval contains:
- a CDS encoding efflux RND transporter periplasmic adaptor subunit: MNKIVKYILIGVLVLGALWAAVFFIKSNSKSAITYETSQPFVSSIEKKTVATGKVVPEDEIEIKPQISGIIEKIYLEEGAKVKAGDLIAVIKVVPNEQSLNQASGRVRNAELALNNAKIEYDRNKALFDKGVISNQDFNNLQLTYNQAQQELENARADYQIIRRGSAGGSSSANTNIRATVDGTILEIPVEEGDQVIQSNNFNDGTTIASIADLGKMIFEGKVDEGEVGKLKVGTPLKISLGAVEDVELDANLKFIAPKGIEETGAVQFKIEGDVEEKEDVFIRAGYSANASIVLEKKDSILVIPEAVLQFDKETDKPYVEVAVGSVEEQKFERRDIETGISDGINVEIISGLTKEDKVKHWNKTEPIKKGEDESETE; the protein is encoded by the coding sequence ATGAACAAAATCGTAAAATATATTTTAATAGGAGTATTGGTGCTAGGTGCACTTTGGGCCGCTGTTTTCTTTATTAAATCAAACAGTAAATCTGCTATTACATATGAGACCAGTCAACCGTTTGTTTCCAGCATTGAAAAGAAAACAGTTGCTACTGGTAAGGTTGTCCCAGAAGATGAAATTGAAATCAAACCTCAAATTTCAGGAATTATAGAAAAGATTTATTTGGAAGAAGGGGCAAAAGTTAAGGCGGGTGACCTCATTGCCGTAATTAAGGTGGTTCCCAACGAACAATCGTTGAATCAGGCTAGTGGTAGGGTACGGAATGCCGAGTTGGCCCTTAATAATGCTAAAATTGAGTATGATAGAAATAAGGCACTTTTTGATAAAGGCGTTATATCCAATCAGGATTTTAATAATCTACAGTTGACTTATAACCAGGCGCAACAGGAATTGGAAAATGCCAGAGCGGACTATCAGATTATCCGCAGGGGTTCGGCCGGTGGTTCTTCAAGTGCCAATACCAATATTAGAGCTACTGTTGACGGTACCATTTTAGAGATTCCAGTTGAGGAAGGAGATCAGGTAATTCAAAGTAATAACTTCAATGATGGTACGACCATTGCTTCAATTGCAGATTTGGGTAAAATGATTTTCGAAGGAAAGGTAGATGAAGGAGAGGTTGGCAAACTTAAAGTTGGAACACCTTTAAAAATAAGTCTAGGAGCAGTCGAAGATGTGGAGTTGGATGCTAATCTAAAGTTTATTGCACCAAAGGGTATTGAGGAAACAGGTGCCGTTCAATTTAAGATAGAAGGTGATGTGGAGGAAAAGGAAGATGTGTTCATCCGTGCAGGGTATAGTGCCAACGCTTCCATTGTTTTGGAAAAAAAGGATAGCATCCTTGTAATTCCAGAAGCTGTATTGCAATTTGATAAGGAAACGGATAAACCCTATGTCGAAGTAGCCGTCGGTTCAGTTGAAGAGCAAAAATTTGAAAGAAGGGATATTGAAACAGGTATCTCTGATGGGATAAATGTTGAAATTATATCCGGATTAACCAAAGAAGATAAAGTCAAACATTGGAATAAAACAGAGCCTATTAAAAAAGGCGAGGATGAATCAGAGACAGAATAA
- a CDS encoding TolC family protein yields MKYKITIMLLLLVAGTSLAQMRKWTLQECVEYALENNLTIEQYELDLENATIDKSDALGNMLPNLNGSTSMSSNTGFSINPTNNLPTNSTAFNVNAGFSSNVTLFDGLRNIHQMSRAKINAIANQYRLDDLKDDIRLSVANAYLQVLSSKEQLKTFRAQYAVTEQDLNRTKELVESGVVPRGDLLEIEATAATQQQQIVNGEGMVLISRVNLAQLLQITDYENFDIAEEEFLIPPSDILDNSAKVIFDKALSFRNDIKFSESNVELAEEDLKIAKGAYYPTLSAFFQYGTRYSDVTQIPDGNGVPYTPNFTDQLWIFDGISYGAQLNVPIFNGWSTKNNVKRSQISLERAKLQLEQNKLDLETNIQQAYVDVSTFEKAYEAAEKTLEARRLAYEYAKERYDVGLMNAFDFSQAQARVDNAQADVIRTKYDYIFRLKILEFYFGLPISLN; encoded by the coding sequence ATGAAGTATAAAATAACCATAATGCTGCTGCTATTGGTAGCGGGTACTTCCTTGGCACAAATGCGCAAATGGACCCTGCAAGAATGTGTGGAGTATGCACTGGAGAACAACTTGACCATAGAACAGTACGAACTGGATTTGGAAAACGCCACGATTGACAAATCGGATGCATTGGGGAATATGCTTCCCAATCTGAATGGATCAACATCCATGTCCAGCAACACGGGTTTTTCCATTAATCCAACCAACAACCTTCCCACGAACAGTACAGCGTTCAACGTGAATGCCGGTTTTAGCTCCAATGTGACCCTTTTTGACGGTTTACGGAACATTCACCAGATGAGTAGGGCCAAAATCAACGCCATTGCCAATCAATATCGATTGGATGACCTTAAGGACGATATACGGTTGAGCGTGGCCAATGCCTATTTACAGGTGCTTTCCAGCAAAGAACAATTGAAGACGTTCAGAGCCCAATATGCGGTTACGGAGCAGGACCTGAACCGAACCAAAGAATTGGTGGAATCTGGTGTTGTGCCCAGAGGAGATTTATTGGAGATAGAGGCTACTGCTGCCACCCAACAACAGCAAATTGTAAATGGTGAAGGAATGGTATTGATTTCCCGAGTAAATTTGGCCCAATTGCTTCAAATCACAGATTACGAAAATTTTGATATTGCCGAAGAGGAGTTTTTGATTCCACCTTCTGATATCTTGGACAATTCCGCAAAAGTAATTTTTGACAAAGCGTTGTCATTCAGGAATGACATCAAATTTTCTGAATCCAATGTGGAATTGGCCGAGGAAGACTTGAAAATTGCCAAAGGAGCCTACTACCCAACACTATCAGCCTTTTTTCAGTACGGAACAAGATATTCAGATGTAACCCAGATTCCTGATGGAAATGGAGTTCCGTACACACCCAATTTCACGGACCAACTTTGGATTTTTGATGGTATCTCTTACGGAGCACAGTTAAATGTGCCCATTTTTAACGGATGGAGCACCAAGAACAATGTAAAACGTTCCCAAATCAGTTTGGAAAGGGCCAAATTGCAGTTGGAACAAAACAAATTGGACTTGGAAACCAATATCCAACAAGCGTATGTGGATGTGAGTACCTTTGAAAAAGCCTATGAAGCTGCAGAAAAAACATTGGAAGCACGCCGATTGGCCTATGAATATGCCAAGGAGCGCTATGATGTGGGCTTGATGAACGCCTTCGATTTTAGTCAAGCGCAAGCAAGGGTAGACAATGCACAGGCCGATGTAATTCGCACCAAATACGATTATATCTTCCGATTGAAAATATTGGAGTTCTACTTTGGTTTGCCCATTTCTTTAAACTAA
- the tsaB gene encoding tRNA (adenosine(37)-N6)-threonylcarbamoyltransferase complex dimerization subunit type 1 TsaB translates to MAIILNLETATTNCSVSISKGNEVIFLKENNAVSYSHSEQLHVFIKEALDEVSLSFSDLNAIAISKGPGSYTGLRIGVSAAKGLCFSLDLPLISVPTLESMAHQVQLGEGELAIPVLDARRMEVYSAVFNHQYKEIRETRAEIIDESSFADYVSEPKVYVVGSGAEKCKDVLGHSNFQFDASIVPSAKEMAPIAFEKYKKGQCEDIAYFEPYYLKDFVIQSKKKP, encoded by the coding sequence ATGGCCATTATACTCAATTTAGAAACAGCAACGACCAATTGCTCTGTAAGCATTTCCAAAGGAAATGAGGTGATTTTCCTAAAGGAAAACAATGCGGTGAGCTACTCCCATTCTGAACAATTGCACGTATTTATCAAAGAAGCCTTGGATGAGGTTTCTTTGTCATTTTCGGACCTAAATGCAATTGCTATCAGTAAAGGACCTGGTTCCTACACTGGGCTTCGTATTGGTGTTTCCGCGGCCAAGGGATTGTGTTTTTCGTTGGATCTGCCTTTGATTTCCGTTCCAACCTTGGAAAGTATGGCCCACCAGGTGCAACTTGGGGAAGGAGAGTTGGCTATTCCGGTTTTGGATGCGCGGCGCATGGAGGTATATTCCGCTGTGTTCAATCATCAGTATAAAGAGATACGGGAGACGCGTGCAGAAATCATTGATGAAAGTTCCTTTGCTGACTACGTTTCCGAGCCTAAAGTTTATGTAGTGGGAAGCGGTGCCGAAAAATGTAAGGATGTTTTAGGGCATTCCAATTTTCAGTTTGATGCATCCATAGTACCTTCAGCAAAAGAAATGGCCCCTATTGCCTTTGAAAAGTACAAGAAGGGCCAGTGTGAAGATATAGCGTATTTTGAACCGTATTACCTCAAGGATTTCGTGATTCAGTCCAAAAAGAAGCCTTAA
- a CDS encoding mechanosensitive ion channel family protein — protein sequence MDEIKNYQEYIDRGVELAIGVLPNLVLAVLTFFIGLWIIRFINKLIRRFFEKKDYDETLETFLQSFFSIALKALLFVLVITQLGVKTSSLVAIVGAAGLAIGLALQGSLANFAGGVLILIFKPFKVGDWISAQGVDGTVKEISIFNTKLNTFGNQVAIIPNGQLSNGNIVNYNMENNRRDKIDVGIGYGSNIKEAKDILLQICAENENILKEPAPEVYVGALADSSVNLTLRFWAANEVFWPAHFYVIEQAKLRFDAAGIEIPFPQRVMHQAPKD from the coding sequence ATGGACGAAATTAAAAATTACCAAGAGTATATTGACAGAGGTGTTGAATTGGCCATTGGGGTTTTGCCCAATCTGGTTTTGGCTGTCCTTACCTTTTTCATTGGTTTGTGGATCATTCGGTTCATAAACAAACTCATCAGGCGGTTTTTTGAGAAAAAGGATTATGATGAAACCTTGGAAACCTTCTTGCAAAGCTTTTTCAGTATAGCATTAAAAGCATTGCTCTTTGTGCTTGTAATTACCCAATTGGGTGTAAAAACCTCATCCTTGGTAGCCATTGTAGGTGCTGCCGGTTTGGCCATTGGTCTGGCTTTACAGGGTTCCTTGGCCAATTTTGCCGGAGGGGTTCTCATTCTCATCTTTAAACCTTTTAAAGTTGGGGATTGGATATCGGCCCAAGGTGTGGATGGAACCGTGAAGGAAATCTCCATCTTCAACACCAAACTGAACACTTTTGGCAATCAAGTGGCCATTATTCCAAACGGACAATTATCCAACGGTAACATTGTCAACTACAACATGGAAAATAACCGAAGGGACAAGATTGATGTGGGCATTGGCTATGGTTCCAATATTAAGGAAGCCAAAGACATTCTGCTTCAAATCTGTGCGGAAAACGAAAATATCCTCAAAGAACCTGCCCCTGAAGTATATGTTGGTGCTTTGGCTGATAGTTCCGTGAACTTAACGTTGCGTTTTTGGGCTGCCAACGAAGTATTTTGGCCAGCGCACTTTTATGTAATCGAACAGGCAAAACTACGTTTTGATGCCGCTGGAATTGAGATTCCTTTCCCACAACGGGTTATGCACCAAGCTCCAAAAGATTAA
- a CDS encoding thioredoxin domain-containing protein, translating into MLKRIAIVLVLPFFFFGCKQKSDKVTHKHTNALINETSPYLLQHAHNPVNWEAWHPEVLERAQKEDKPLLISIGYAACHWCHVMEKECFEDEEVAQLMNENFINIKIDREERPDVDQIYMDAIQMMSGNGGWPLNIVALPDGRPFWGATYVPKDNWIKSLQQLTELYKNDKSRVTQYAADLANGIHAINLVENASESDLYSLDQLDAAVSNWSQYFDSFLGGYKRAPKFMMPNNWDFLLHYATANNKPELLEQVNTTLRRMAYGGVYDHVGGGFSRYAVDTTWHVPHFEKMLYDNGQLASLYAKAYAVTKNEMYKEVVDETVGFVQEELWDENGGFYSSLDADSLNEEGELEEGAYYVWTKEELKQLLAEDYSIFEAYFNINSYGLWEEGNYVLIKDKPDEEIAEKFNISVAELKTKMDNALNILKTEREKRSKPRLDDKILTSWNGLMLKGLVDAYRYLGNDTYLEMALKNAKFIESEMIKDDYSLFRNHKEGKSSINAFLEDYASVIEAYLALYEVTFDEKWLNHSKKLLDYTKVHFKDKESGMFFFTSDEDHSLIRRSIETSDNVISASNSIMAKNLLKFHKLYPKEGYGDIAKQMVLNVQKDFDTSAQGFANWLHVVLYENQNFFEIALVGEDHKALGKKVASNYLPNSILVGSEQEGNLELLENRHVDGETLAYVCIEGTCKLPVTTSEEILEQIKSFK; encoded by the coding sequence ATGCTAAAAAGAATCGCCATTGTATTGGTTTTACCCTTTTTCTTCTTTGGTTGTAAGCAAAAATCCGACAAAGTGACCCACAAACATACCAACGCCCTAATCAACGAGACCAGTCCGTACCTATTGCAACATGCCCACAATCCCGTGAATTGGGAAGCGTGGCACCCAGAAGTTTTGGAACGTGCCCAAAAAGAAGATAAACCCTTGCTCATCAGCATTGGTTACGCCGCCTGTCATTGGTGCCATGTCATGGAAAAGGAATGCTTTGAGGATGAAGAAGTGGCCCAACTAATGAACGAGAACTTCATCAACATTAAAATAGATCGTGAGGAGCGACCCGATGTGGACCAAATCTATATGGATGCCATCCAAATGATGTCCGGCAACGGTGGATGGCCCCTCAACATTGTGGCACTGCCCGATGGAAGACCATTCTGGGGCGCCACCTACGTTCCCAAAGATAATTGGATAAAATCCCTCCAACAACTTACAGAACTCTACAAAAACGACAAATCCAGGGTCACACAATATGCCGCTGACCTTGCCAATGGTATCCACGCCATCAATCTAGTTGAAAATGCTTCGGAATCTGATTTGTACAGTCTGGACCAATTGGATGCCGCAGTGAGTAACTGGTCGCAATATTTCGATTCTTTTTTGGGCGGATACAAACGTGCCCCAAAATTTATGATGCCCAACAATTGGGATTTTCTGCTGCACTATGCCACTGCAAACAACAAACCTGAGCTCTTGGAGCAGGTAAACACCACACTTCGAAGAATGGCCTACGGAGGTGTCTATGACCATGTGGGCGGGGGATTTTCCAGATATGCGGTGGACACGACATGGCATGTACCCCATTTTGAGAAAATGCTCTATGACAATGGGCAATTGGCCAGTCTGTACGCCAAAGCCTATGCTGTCACCAAAAATGAAATGTACAAAGAGGTGGTGGATGAGACCGTTGGTTTTGTACAAGAAGAACTTTGGGATGAAAACGGAGGTTTTTATTCGTCTTTGGATGCGGATAGCCTGAACGAAGAAGGCGAATTGGAAGAAGGCGCCTATTATGTCTGGACAAAGGAAGAATTAAAGCAGCTCTTAGCAGAGGATTATAGCATTTTTGAAGCGTATTTCAACATTAATTCCTATGGCTTGTGGGAAGAAGGGAATTATGTGCTCATCAAGGACAAACCGGATGAGGAAATTGCAGAAAAATTCAATATTTCGGTTGCAGAGCTGAAAACCAAAATGGACAATGCCTTGAATATCTTGAAAACTGAAAGGGAAAAACGTTCCAAACCCAGGTTGGATGATAAAATATTGACCTCCTGGAATGGATTGATGTTAAAGGGCTTGGTGGACGCTTATCGTTATTTGGGCAACGATACCTATCTGGAAATGGCCCTTAAAAATGCCAAATTCATTGAATCGGAAATGATCAAGGATGATTATTCGCTCTTTAGGAACCATAAAGAGGGGAAAAGTAGCATAAATGCCTTTTTAGAGGATTATGCTTCCGTAATTGAGGCGTATTTGGCCCTTTATGAGGTAACTTTTGATGAGAAATGGCTCAATCACTCCAAAAAATTGTTGGATTACACCAAGGTCCATTTTAAAGACAAGGAATCCGGCATGTTCTTCTTTACTTCGGATGAAGACCATTCGCTGATACGCAGAAGTATTGAAACCAGTGACAATGTTATTTCGGCCTCCAATTCCATCATGGCCAAAAACCTTCTCAAATTTCATAAACTGTATCCAAAAGAAGGTTATGGGGATATTGCCAAGCAAATGGTTCTAAATGTGCAAAAAGATTTTGACACCAGTGCACAAGGTTTTGCCAATTGGTTGCACGTGGTTTTGTATGAAAACCAAAACTTCTTTGAAATAGCCCTTGTCGGTGAGGATCATAAAGCCTTGGGCAAGAAAGTAGCCAGCAATTATCTGCCAAACAGCATTTTGGTGGGGTCCGAACAAGAAGGAAATCTTGAACTTTTGGAAAATAGACATGTTGATGGTGAAACTTTGGCCTATGTATGTATTGAAGGAACCTGCAAATTGCCCGTGACCACTTCAGAGGAGATTTTAGAGCAAATCAAATCCTTCAAATAA
- a CDS encoding dodecin family protein — MAVLKVIEVLANSDKSWEDATKNALDQATKSVKNIRSVYINEQSATVKDGKIDNYRVNVKITFEVQ; from the coding sequence ATGGCAGTTTTAAAAGTAATTGAAGTATTAGCAAATTCCGATAAAAGTTGGGAAGATGCAACCAAAAATGCATTGGACCAGGCTACTAAATCGGTGAAGAATATTCGTTCCGTCTATATCAACGAGCAAAGTGCCACGGTTAAGGACGGAAAAATCGATAATTATAGAGTCAACGTTAAAATTACCTTTGAGGTGCAATAA
- a CDS encoding NifU family protein, whose protein sequence is MKEYNITIVATNNPKIIKLEANHFLVKGNYEYKNIDEAKDSPLAQQLFYLPFIKTVYISGNFIALERYDIVEWDDVKDEVAQQLVEYLNAGEPVVHEELTQKKEPVTVYAEVTPNPAAMKFVSNKRLVPTTFEFKNIDEAKDSPLARELFQFPFVKEVFFDENYVSVIKYEVADWEEITMQLREFIRDFLGDGKEVISAEAIQKTKENADQNAARTQYDDTSQQIIDILEEYVKPAVASDGGNIMFQSYEEESRTVSVILQGACSGCPSSTFTLKNGIETMLKNMMGDKIREVVALNG, encoded by the coding sequence ATGAAAGAATACAACATCACCATAGTTGCCACAAACAACCCAAAGATCATTAAATTGGAAGCCAACCATTTCTTGGTCAAGGGCAATTACGAATACAAAAACATAGATGAAGCCAAGGATTCTCCCTTGGCACAACAACTCTTCTATCTTCCATTTATTAAAACGGTCTACATTTCCGGAAACTTCATTGCTCTGGAGCGCTATGACATTGTAGAGTGGGATGATGTTAAGGATGAAGTGGCCCAACAATTGGTGGAATACCTTAATGCTGGGGAACCAGTGGTACATGAAGAATTGACCCAGAAAAAAGAGCCCGTCACCGTTTATGCGGAGGTAACGCCCAATCCAGCAGCGATGAAGTTTGTTAGCAACAAACGCCTTGTACCCACAACGTTCGAGTTTAAAAATATTGATGAGGCCAAAGATTCCCCTTTAGCGCGGGAACTTTTTCAATTTCCTTTTGTGAAAGAGGTCTTTTTTGATGAGAATTATGTTTCCGTCATAAAATACGAAGTTGCCGATTGGGAAGAAATCACCATGCAACTCCGCGAGTTTATCCGGGACTTTTTAGGGGATGGCAAGGAAGTAATTTCTGCTGAGGCCATTCAAAAAACAAAGGAAAATGCCGATCAAAATGCTGCCCGGACCCAGTATGATGACACTTCACAACAGATTATCGACATATTGGAAGAATACGTAAAGCCAGCGGTTGCCAGCGATGGTGGAAACATCATGTTCCAATCGTATGAAGAAGAGAGCCGAACGGTAAGTGTCATCCTTCAAGGTGCGTGCAGTGGTTGTCCTTCTTCCACCTTTACCCTTAAAAATGGTATCGAGACCATGTTGAAGAATATGATGGGGGACAAAATCCGGGAAGTTGTGGCGCTCAACGGCTGA
- a CDS encoding type IX secretion system membrane protein PorP/SprF: MRRYLTPIIISLFFGLAAKAQEGIPVYFDYLADNYYLVYPSMAGIAEGTKIRLTARKQWFNVDEAPSLQTFNINSRVGSRSGVGGIIFNDANGYHSQTGFKATYAHHLQLAGDFRTLNQLSFGLSAGVILSSLDETEFRSVIPDPVITGVKNTTSYFNVDLGASYNLFEFYAHAAILNILGSGRDLYTAAEFDNLRRYLLSVGYVFGRSTRIEPSILFQMTDFTKEKTIDLNAKVYKDVSFGTIWAGLSYRRSFDGAQFQTNGGFGEQRLQLFTPIIGVNVNRFLFSYNYSYQSGDIRFDNGGFHQITLGYDFGQSDQGKRYDCYCPAANN; this comes from the coding sequence ATGAGACGCTACCTAACCCCAATCATCATCAGCCTGTTTTTTGGGCTAGCAGCCAAGGCACAAGAAGGTATCCCGGTTTATTTTGATTATCTCGCGGACAACTATTATTTGGTATATCCATCCATGGCGGGTATTGCCGAGGGAACCAAAATACGCCTTACGGCCAGAAAGCAATGGTTTAATGTGGATGAAGCGCCCAGTTTGCAAACGTTCAACATAAATTCCAGAGTGGGTTCACGAAGTGGTGTTGGCGGGATTATCTTCAATGATGCCAATGGCTATCACTCCCAAACCGGTTTTAAGGCCACTTATGCGCATCACTTACAATTGGCCGGGGATTTTAGGACACTGAACCAATTGTCCTTTGGTTTGAGTGCTGGGGTGATATTGAGCAGTTTGGACGAAACTGAGTTTAGATCGGTTATTCCCGACCCGGTGATTACGGGGGTAAAGAATACCACAAGTTATTTTAATGTTGACCTAGGGGCATCCTACAATCTTTTCGAATTTTATGCCCATGCCGCAATCTTGAATATTTTGGGTAGTGGTCGAGATTTGTATACCGCTGCGGAATTTGACAATTTAAGGAGGTATTTATTGTCCGTAGGGTATGTTTTTGGAAGGAGCACCCGAATTGAACCTTCCATCTTGTTCCAGATGACCGATTTTACCAAAGAAAAGACCATCGACTTGAATGCCAAAGTGTATAAAGATGTAAGTTTTGGGACCATTTGGGCCGGATTGTCGTACCGAAGAAGTTTTGATGGTGCCCAATTTCAGACCAACGGTGGTTTTGGGGAACAGCGATTGCAGTTGTTCACTCCAATTATCGGTGTAAATGTGAACCGGTTTTTATTCTCTTATAATTATTCTTACCAATCTGGTGATATTCGTTTTGATAATGGTGGTTTCCATCAGATTACTTTGGGATATGACTTTGGGCAAAGTGATCAAGGTAAACGATACGACTGTTACTGTCCGGCGGCCAATAACTAA
- a CDS encoding VWA domain-containing protein, with product MKYLKHLFGTVLFITVVGTSYGCNLKIKEPANTTLIAKSIVEKPAKQYVKIALLLDTSNSMDGLINQAKAQLWDIVNEFTHAKCGNDSRPSLQIALYEYGNDNLSSREGYIRQVLGFSNDLDEISEKLFSLTTNGGEEYCGEVIQTSLKQLDWGKNADDLKMIFIAGNEPFTQGKLNYKDAAYNAKEKDVIVNTIFCGNYEQGISTKWKNGATLTGGDYMAIDHNRQVVHIATPYDDVIIRLNSKLNNTYISYGSLGRQKKAMQSAQDGNAAEMEAAVAVKRSVSKSSRLYKNSQWDLVDAVEEDEEIILELKEEELPPALKGKSESEIKNYVNEKKAEREKIQKEIQELNAKREAYIAEHQKEETGELENALLSAIKTQASKKNYTWD from the coding sequence ATGAAATATTTGAAACATCTATTCGGAACAGTACTTTTTATAACGGTGGTAGGAACATCCTACGGCTGTAATCTTAAGATCAAAGAACCTGCGAACACCACCTTGATCGCAAAATCCATTGTTGAAAAACCAGCCAAGCAATATGTAAAGATCGCCCTGTTGCTGGACACCAGCAATAGCATGGACGGTCTTATCAATCAGGCCAAGGCCCAACTTTGGGACATTGTAAATGAATTTACCCATGCCAAATGCGGAAACGATAGCAGACCTTCACTTCAGATTGCCCTTTATGAATATGGAAACGACAACTTATCTTCCAGAGAAGGTTACATAAGACAGGTCCTAGGGTTCAGCAATGATTTGGATGAGATTTCCGAAAAATTGTTCTCCTTGACCACGAACGGTGGTGAAGAATATTGTGGTGAGGTAATCCAAACCTCTTTGAAGCAGTTGGATTGGGGCAAAAATGCCGATGACCTTAAGATGATTTTCATTGCTGGAAACGAGCCTTTCACCCAAGGTAAGCTGAACTATAAGGATGCGGCCTATAATGCCAAGGAAAAGGATGTCATTGTCAACACCATCTTCTGCGGCAATTACGAGCAAGGTATTTCCACAAAGTGGAAAAATGGCGCCACATTGACCGGAGGGGATTATATGGCCATTGACCATAACCGGCAAGTGGTGCATATTGCTACCCCATACGATGATGTCATCATCCGTTTGAACTCAAAATTGAACAACACCTATATTTCTTATGGAAGCTTGGGCAGACAAAAAAAGGCAATGCAAAGTGCACAGGACGGCAATGCTGCCGAAATGGAGGCCGCAGTAGCTGTAAAACGCTCGGTGAGCAAAAGTTCACGATTATACAAGAATTCGCAATGGGATTTGGTGGATGCGGTTGAGGAAGACGAGGAAATTATTTTGGAATTGAAAGAAGAAGAACTTCCTCCAGCGCTTAAAGGGAAATCTGAAAGCGAAATCAAGAACTATGTGAATGAGAAAAAAGCAGAGCGCGAAAAAATTCAAAAAGAAATCCAGGAACTGAATGCCAAACGTGAGGCCTATATTGCCGAACATCAAAAAGAAGAAACAGGGGAGTTGGAAAATGCCTTGCTGAGCGCGATTAAAACTCAGGCTTCCAAAAAGAACTATACTTGGGATTAG